Proteins encoded within one genomic window of Microbacterium sp. LKL04:
- a CDS encoding SGNH/GDSL hydrolase family protein, producing MIERMGKRLRRQRPRSQASFWTQQYGGMPVWGVAGASAFLAIVAAVAVPSILDRPSPTSASELRPVEWTLTERPPVAVFFGDSYTTGAGSKKGGYVTAIAREQKWSSRNLARGGTGFIPNPDQTVEQARTACGADYCESFIEQIPAAVKIDPEIVVVNGGRNGVGANPDVLRESIGAFFEELRVQLPDATIYVTSPLWQDETAPDELNDLAEWERAAAESVDATFLDLGQPLEGRPDLIGPDKVHPNEEGYQVLAASINAGLSR from the coding sequence ATGATCGAGCGCATGGGGAAACGACTTCGCCGGCAACGTCCGCGGTCACAGGCGAGCTTTTGGACGCAGCAGTACGGCGGCATGCCGGTCTGGGGTGTCGCGGGAGCCTCTGCGTTCTTGGCCATCGTTGCGGCCGTTGCTGTCCCATCCATCCTCGATCGGCCCAGCCCCACCTCTGCAAGCGAGCTGCGCCCGGTGGAGTGGACGTTGACGGAGCGACCACCTGTCGCTGTGTTCTTCGGCGACTCGTACACGACGGGCGCCGGGAGCAAGAAGGGTGGCTACGTAACTGCGATCGCACGGGAGCAGAAATGGTCCAGCAGGAACCTTGCTCGGGGTGGCACGGGTTTCATTCCGAACCCAGATCAGACGGTCGAGCAGGCGCGTACAGCGTGTGGCGCTGACTACTGCGAGTCCTTTATCGAGCAGATCCCCGCTGCGGTCAAGATCGATCCGGAGATCGTTGTCGTCAATGGTGGCCGGAACGGCGTCGGCGCAAACCCCGATGTCCTCCGCGAATCAATCGGTGCCTTTTTCGAGGAGCTGCGCGTTCAACTACCCGACGCGACTATCTACGTGACGTCTCCCCTGTGGCAGGACGAGACCGCGCCCGATGAACTCAACGACCTCGCCGAATGGGAGCGGGCCGCCGCAGAATCGGTTGACGCGACCTTCCTGGACCTCGGCCAGCCCCTTGAGGGGCGTCCTGATCTGATCGGGCCAGACAAGGTCCACCCGAACGAGGAGGGCTACCAAGTCCTCGCGGCATCCATCAACGCTGGTCTTTCTCGATAG
- a CDS encoding acyltransferase family protein: MPSTAVSPHRIEGLDLLRGLAILLVLLRHSWPQVFGGAGIVGVVVFFTLSGYLITGILVSDVRQHGRVRYGRFYRNRAIRLVPALAFLLIGFVIVEGVIDLIDTRDAVWRTVVLAATYTTNIPGLEPTSRSMTHLWTLANEEQFYLVWPLLLVFGIRFRKLRAVVFGAAAVVVVALAVTIVVHRDDPTFLYTLPTTWTIAMIIGAAARLAQVRLNWIITERRRPWVAGAAVAGLIALVFIPDAKSSLIVYAVGGVLIGVLTVALIWYLRTIPTVASIAKPLLGLGVVSYAAYLWNYPVTFWARDLAPNSWPWIASIVTIGLATVSWFLVERPFNRFKARVTHPTAKHQGLAASPSRS, encoded by the coding sequence ATGCCCTCCACGGCCGTGAGCCCACATCGCATCGAAGGGCTTGACCTCCTCCGCGGGCTGGCGATCCTGCTCGTGCTGCTGCGGCACTCGTGGCCGCAGGTGTTCGGTGGCGCCGGCATCGTCGGGGTCGTCGTGTTCTTCACCCTCAGCGGGTATCTGATCACCGGCATCCTCGTCTCCGACGTTCGACAGCACGGGCGGGTGCGGTACGGGCGGTTCTACCGCAACCGCGCGATCCGGCTGGTTCCCGCTCTGGCCTTCCTCCTCATCGGGTTCGTCATCGTCGAAGGCGTCATCGACCTCATCGACACGCGCGACGCGGTGTGGCGCACGGTGGTGCTCGCCGCGACCTACACGACGAACATCCCCGGCCTCGAGCCCACCAGCCGCTCGATGACCCACCTGTGGACGCTCGCGAACGAGGAGCAGTTCTACCTGGTGTGGCCGCTCCTGCTGGTGTTCGGCATCCGTTTCCGAAAGCTTCGTGCCGTCGTTTTCGGAGCGGCGGCCGTCGTCGTGGTCGCCCTGGCCGTCACGATCGTTGTCCACCGGGACGACCCCACCTTCCTCTACACGCTGCCGACCACGTGGACCATCGCCATGATCATCGGCGCCGCTGCCCGACTGGCGCAGGTGAGGCTCAACTGGATCATCACGGAACGCCGGCGACCGTGGGTGGCCGGGGCAGCGGTCGCGGGTCTCATCGCGCTCGTGTTCATCCCGGATGCGAAGAGCTCGCTCATCGTCTACGCCGTCGGCGGTGTGCTCATCGGCGTGCTGACCGTCGCGCTCATCTGGTACCTGCGGACCATCCCCACTGTCGCCTCGATCGCGAAGCCCCTCCTCGGCCTCGGTGTGGTCTCGTACGCGGCCTACCTGTGGAACTACCCCGTCACGTTCTGGGCGCGCGACCTCGCGCCGAACAGCTGGCCCTGGATCGCCTCCATTGTCACCATCGGGCTCGCGACCGTCAGCTGGTTCCTCGTCGAGCGGCCGTTCAATAGGTTCA